Proteins co-encoded in one Corvus moneduloides isolate bCorMon1 chromosome 7, bCorMon1.pri, whole genome shotgun sequence genomic window:
- the LOC116446548 gene encoding uncharacterized protein LOC116446548: MPMDRTEKGPGQTPPQQPDPLAMPGLSLPGERRAGLERRSPSSPAALSSGYARSLPDAAVDRTQEQDPTRGRFRRTAQMVSKFIKRIREEETSIMGTGVRAYSHIFKTKTSAALLDMLVEEGISSPEKVPAMVRYIHQWLLSNEYNPEYNLSRTLLDLTEAYPTDVVMTLLRVAPSCDRYGAHLPRRPRAHQPNHPVEPVPGA; encoded by the exons ATGCCCATGGACAGGACAGAAAAGGGGCCAGGCCAGACCCCTCCGCAGCAGCCAGACCCCCTGGCTAtgccagggctgtccctgcctggggagcGCAGGGCTGGACTGGAGAGGCGTTCGCCGTCCTCTCCCGCAGCCCTCAGCTCTGGCTATGCTCGCTCTTTGCCAGATGCAGCTGTGGACCGGACACAAGAGCAGGACCCCACCCGTGGCCGCTTCCGCAGAACAGCGCAG ATGGTTTCCAAATTCATCAAGAGAATTCGGGAGGAAGAGACCAGCATCATGGGCACTGGGGTCAGAGCATACTCCCACATCTTCAAAACCAAGaccagtgctgccctgctggaTATGCTTGTGGAGGAGGGCATTTCCAGTCCAGAGAAA GTGCCTGCCATGGTGAGGTACATCCACCAGTGGCTCCTGTCCAATGAGTACAATCCTGAGTACAATCTGTCCAGGACCCTGCTGGATCTGACCGAGGCCTACCCCACTGATGTGGTGATGACTCTGCTGCGTGTGGCCCCATCATGTGACAGGTATGGGGCCCACCTGCCCAGACGGCCCAGGGCTCACCAGCCCAATCACCCTGTGGAGCCTGTCCCAGGTGCCTGA
- the LOC116446930 gene encoding uncharacterized protein LOC116446930, with amino-acid sequence MEQRPPTMPKLAWVNEEEEGPGAVPEQQPAEVEQAQPLQEDAAVDRTQEQDPTRGRFRRTAQMVSKFIKRIREEETSIMGTGVRAYSHIFKTKTSAALLDMLVEEGISSPEKVPAMVRYIHQWLLSNEYNPEYNLSRTLLDLTEAYPTDVVMTLLRVAPSCDRAAMTMWKTLMCSFRTAKTVMLLLLDVLGSWPEHSTRTSDGDATDVFALAATVVMWKILQVPCVPHVVTVYLPRLFVNLLFQVFFSTVEMPEEINNLWRVCQEQHGLATDPNRFAVQTLKALLCQLDYEDVVVAMENKCGWDMLLCADTQHNAMGLLAREMSCVSIPMCSRIALHLLRLLSREKPRWDLPATAFLVEVLECLDLSKRGANRVLKILSRHLRSECRERHRLALRGLLELVDYPSMTKRMSRLTKRLMELLWDTDGNIALMTVMVLSSLILDKNMLISSPIALQLAEVLLPLLDNDDSQVQLLSILLFRELVTFLMEKEKKVLRRIVSQSLLPLFFHCHDKNRRVAWASRETLLSVAKFLKSSDLENLVKNKKLWMFGEWLLAEDRSQAAEHLRRALPYLYSPQEPLREAAVRFIGIAGRRLRGQQEELELIYKALEDMAEDVSPEVSNLACQTFYILQAAERARFSVFRRLQYRLSWAWKTRPRRSALGWLRCWRSAES; translated from the exons ATGGAGCAGAGACCCCCGACCATGCCCAAGCTGGCCTGGGTgaatgaggaggaagaaggccctggagctgtcccagaacagcagcctgcagaggtGGAGCAGGCCCAGCCGCTGCAGGAGG ATGCAGCTGTGGACCGGACACAAGAGCAGGACCCCACCCGTGGCCGCTTCCGCAGAACAGCGCAG ATGGTTTCCAAATTCATCAAGAGAATTCGGGAGGAAGAGACCAGCATCATGGGCACTGGGGTCAGAGCATACTCCCACATCTTCAAAACCAAGaccagtgctgccctgctggaTATGCTTGTGGAGGAGGGCATTTCCAGTCCAGAGAAA GTGCCTGCCATGGTGAGGTACATCCACCAGTGGCTCCTGTCCAATGAGTACAATCCTGAGTACAATCTGTCCAGGACCCTGCTGGATCTGACCGAGGCCTACCCCACTGATGTGGTGATGACTCTGCTGCGTGTGGCCCCATCATGTGACAG agctgctatGACCATGTGGAAGACACTCATGTGCTCATTCAGGACTGCAAAGACAGTCATGCTGCTACTCCTCGATGTGCTGGGGAGCTGGCCAGAGCACAGCACGCGCACCTCCGATGGGGATGCCACAGATGTCTTTGCCCTGGCT GCAACTGTGGTGATGTGGAAGATCCTCCAGGTGCCCTGTGTCCCACATGTAGTGACAGTGTATTTGCCCCGCCTCTTTGTGAATCTGCTCTTCCAAGTGTTCTTCAGCACAGTGGAGATGCCAGAGGAGATCAATAACTTGTGGAGAGTATGCCAGGAGCAACACGGCCTTGCCACCGACCCCAACAG GTTTGCAGTGCAGACCCTGAAGGCCCTGCTCTGCCAACTGGACTATGAGGATGTGGTGGTGGCCATGGAAAACAAGTGTGGCTGGGACATGCTGCTTTGCGCTGACACCCAGCATAACGCCATGGGTCTGCTGGCCAG GGAAATGTCCTGTGTCTCCATACCCATGTGTTCCCGGATCGCACTCCACCTGCTCAGGCTGCTCAGCAGGGAGAAGCCACGCTGGGATCTGCCTGCCACAGCATTCCTTGTGGAG GTCCTCGAGTGCCTGGACTTGAGTAAAAGAGGTGCTAACAGAGTCCTGAAAATCTTGTCAAGGCACCTGCGGAGTGAGTGCAGGGAGAGGCATCGCCTGGCACTCAGAGGCCTCCTCGAGCTCGTTGATTATCCCTCGATG ACCAAAAGGATGTCGAGACTGACTAAAAGGCTCATGGAGCTCCTGTGGGACACAGACGGAAACATAGCTTTGATGACGGTCATGGTACTCAGCTCTTTAATCTTGGACAAGAACATGCTGATATCCAGCCCCATCGCCCTGCAGCTGGCTGAGGTGCTCCTACCACTCCTTGACAAT GATGATAGCCAGGTGCAGCTACTCTCCATATTGCTCTTCCGAGAATTGGTGACTTTTctaatggaaaaggaaaaaaaggtccTGAGGAGGATTGTGAGCCAGAGCCTGCTCCCACTCTTTTTCCACTGCCATGATAAGAATCGGCGCGTGGCATGG gcctcCCGGGAAACGCTGCTTAGTGTGGCCAAGTTCCTGAAGAGCAGCGATCTCGAAAATCTGGTTAAGAacaagaagctgtggatgtttGGCGAGTGGCTG ctggcagaggacaggagccAAGCGGCCGAGCACTTGCGCCGGGCCCTGCCGTACCTGTACAGCCCACAGGAGCCCCTGCGAGAGGCGGCCGTCAGGTTCATTG GGATCGCCGGGCGGCGCTTGAgggggcagcaggaagagctcGAGCTGATCTACAAAG CCCTTGAAGACATGGCAGAAGACGTCAGCCCTGAGGTCTCAAACCTGGCATGTCAAACATTCTACATcctccaggcagcagagagagctCGATTTTCCGTCTTCCGGAGGCTGCAATACCGACTCAGCTGGGCATGGAAGACAAGGCCTCGTCGGTCGGCTCTTGGCTGGCTCCGCTGCTGGAGATCTGCCGAGAGCTGA